In Wenyingzhuangia fucanilytica, the following are encoded in one genomic region:
- a CDS encoding energy transducer TonB, giving the protein MLGFFFGKNFDIGVAEDLDLYGMQRINCQFIINSNGDISPDIQTSRTHPELAEEIKEVFKKLPKMIPAKQNGKPVNLIYILPVRFYVE; this is encoded by the coding sequence TTGTTAGGCTTTTTTTTTGGAAAAAACTTTGATATTGGAGTAGCTGAGGATTTAGACTTATACGGGATGCAAAGAATAAATTGTCAATTCATTATTAATTCTAATGGAGATATTAGCCCAGATATTCAAACCTCAAGAACACATCCGGAGTTGGCAGAAGAAATTAAAGAAGTGTTTAAAAAACTCCCTAAAATGATTCCTGCTAAGCAAAACGGAAAACCTGTTAATTTAATTTACATACTACCTGTTAGGTTTTATGTTGAGTAA
- the pyk gene encoding pyruvate kinase, protein MSQTKKTKIVATLGPALTGNKAKLKELMISGVNVFRINFSHADYDDVSNNVRIIRELNNELDFNVAILADLQGPKLRVGVMAEGVELAPGDVFKFTTEKCEGTQEKAFMTYKQFPKDVKVGEKILVDDGKLLFEVTATNNEDLVTTKVLRGGPLKSKKGVNLPNTNVSLPALTEKDIKDAKFALGLEVDWMTLSFVRNPADLDDIHKLIKENSDTSVYRTRVISKIEKPEALENIDAIIANTDAIMVARGDLGVEIPMSEVPLAQKMLVRKCKEAKIPVVIATQMMETMIENSVPTRAEVNDVANSIMDGADAVMLSGETSVGAFPNEVIQVMRQIILDVENSSLIEVPRQAPKLDPDADKAISNAICHQAALVAEDVNAKVISTITDTGYTAQQISALRPKSQILAFCSDRRTLGMMNIMWGVKGRYYEPKTHFSTDVIRDVNNIALESGYLQEGDIVININSTPIMEKGDVNTLRISKVDLSKLK, encoded by the coding sequence ATGTCACAAACTAAAAAGACAAAAATCGTTGCTACATTGGGTCCTGCTTTAACAGGTAATAAAGCTAAACTTAAAGAGTTAATGATCTCTGGAGTAAACGTATTCAGAATTAACTTCTCACATGCAGATTACGATGATGTTTCTAACAATGTTAGAATTATTAGAGAATTGAACAATGAATTAGATTTTAATGTTGCGATTTTGGCTGACTTACAAGGTCCAAAATTACGTGTAGGAGTCATGGCTGAAGGTGTTGAGTTGGCTCCAGGTGATGTTTTCAAATTTACAACTGAAAAGTGTGAAGGAACGCAGGAAAAAGCTTTTATGACCTACAAGCAGTTTCCTAAGGATGTTAAAGTTGGAGAGAAAATTTTAGTTGATGACGGAAAATTATTATTTGAAGTAACGGCTACTAACAATGAAGATTTAGTGACTACTAAAGTTTTAAGAGGTGGTCCTTTAAAGTCTAAAAAAGGAGTTAACTTACCTAATACTAATGTTTCTTTACCTGCTTTAACAGAAAAAGATATTAAAGATGCAAAGTTTGCTTTAGGTTTAGAGGTAGATTGGATGACTTTATCTTTTGTACGTAACCCTGCAGATTTAGATGATATTCATAAATTAATTAAAGAAAACTCTGATACTTCTGTTTACAGAACTAGAGTAATTTCTAAAATTGAAAAACCAGAAGCTTTAGAAAATATTGATGCAATTATTGCAAACACTGATGCTATTATGGTTGCTCGTGGAGATTTAGGTGTTGAAATTCCTATGTCTGAAGTGCCTTTAGCTCAAAAAATGTTGGTAAGAAAATGTAAAGAAGCTAAAATTCCTGTAGTAATTGCTACTCAAATGATGGAGACAATGATTGAGAACTCTGTACCAACTCGTGCGGAGGTAAATGACGTTGCAAACTCTATTATGGATGGTGCTGATGCAGTAATGTTATCTGGAGAAACTTCTGTTGGTGCATTTCCAAATGAAGTAATTCAAGTAATGAGACAAATTATTTTAGATGTTGAGAACTCTAGTTTAATTGAAGTGCCAAGACAAGCTCCAAAATTAGATCCAGATGCTGATAAAGCTATTTCTAATGCTATTTGTCATCAAGCTGCTTTGGTTGCTGAAGATGTAAATGCTAAGGTAATTTCTACCATTACAGATACTGGTTACACTGCACAGCAAATTTCTGCTTTAAGACCTAAATCACAAATTTTAGCATTCTGTTCTGATAGAAGAACTTTAGGAATGATGAACATTATGTGGGGAGTAAAAGGTAGATATTATGAGCCAAAAACACATTTCTCTACTGATGTAATTAGAGATGTAAATAATATTGCTTTAGAGAGCGGATATTTACAAGAAGGAGATATTGTAATTAACATTAACTCTACTCCAATTATGGAAAAAGGAGATGTTAATACTTTACGTATTTCTAAAGTTGATTTAAGCAAGTTAAAGTAA
- a CDS encoding IPExxxVDY family protein yields the protein MAANYLTFCELDEQDYQIIAVHTVLQDYKLAYLLNNDLGFKFKRIVPDLDYVIEGKKAFFSSFEFEDSKNLIDWYLVKNKYKVKNIEGKSVGLFQTEDTFTSSYVYLQPEVKEADFIVKIQGDFSASKLKNLTQQINKIEGIVTAYAVDTVKLNHKEYLIF from the coding sequence ATGGCGGCTAATTATTTAACTTTTTGTGAGCTAGATGAGCAAGATTATCAAATAATTGCAGTGCATACAGTATTGCAAGATTATAAGTTAGCTTATTTGTTAAATAATGATTTAGGTTTTAAATTCAAGAGAATTGTACCAGATTTAGATTATGTTATAGAAGGAAAAAAAGCCTTTTTTTCATCATTTGAATTTGAAGATTCAAAAAACTTAATTGATTGGTATTTAGTTAAAAATAAATACAAGGTTAAGAATATTGAAGGTAAATCAGTGGGGTTGTTTCAAACAGAAGATACGTTTACTAGTTCTTATGTATATTTACAACCAGAAGTAAAAGAAGCAGATTTTATAGTAAAAATTCAAGGTGATTTTTCAGCGTCAAAACTAAAAAATCTGACACAACAGATAAATAAAATAGAGGGTATTGTAACTGCTTATGCAGTGGATACAGTTAAATTAAATCATAAAGAATACTTAATTTTTTAA
- the rnc gene encoding ribonuclease III: MKFFKNIKKSRSSSNEIFYAQIKKMIGFAPKNLSIYEQAFTHTSLQLKDKKGHPLNFERLEYLGDAMLGSIVASYLYDEVPDANEGYLTQMRSKIVSRDHLNELGRDLDLLRYLKTKTSKSKIGANIHGNLFEALVGAIYLDRGFNYCLKFINKKVIAIYVDIEKLEGKITSYKGLLIEWSQKCKRNIKFEVYEDTGNQNVKHFSVKLFVDKKAVSKGRATSKKRAEEMAAKRAYYVFQSEIETLL, from the coding sequence TTGAAGTTCTTTAAAAATATAAAAAAATCTCGTTCGTCCTCGAACGAGATTTTTTATGCTCAAATAAAAAAAATGATAGGTTTTGCTCCTAAAAATCTATCAATATACGAACAGGCTTTTACCCATACATCTTTACAGCTAAAGGATAAAAAAGGGCATCCCTTAAATTTTGAAAGATTAGAGTATTTAGGAGATGCAATGTTGGGGTCAATAGTTGCTTCGTATCTTTATGACGAGGTTCCAGATGCTAACGAGGGTTATTTAACTCAAATGCGTTCTAAAATTGTAAGTAGAGATCATTTAAACGAACTAGGAAGAGATTTAGATTTGTTAAGGTACTTAAAAACAAAAACTTCTAAATCTAAGATAGGGGCAAATATACACGGTAATTTATTTGAAGCATTAGTAGGTGCTATTTACTTAGATAGAGGTTTTAATTACTGTTTAAAGTTTATCAATAAAAAAGTAATTGCAATTTATGTTGATATAGAGAAACTCGAAGGGAAAATTACTAGTTATAAAGGCTTGTTAATAGAGTGGTCTCAAAAATGTAAAAGAAACATAAAGTTCGAGGTTTACGAAGATACAGGGAATCAAAATGTAAAACATTTTAGTGTTAAGTTGTTTGTAGATAAAAAGGCAGTTTCAAAAGGGAGAGCGACTTCTAAAAAGAGAGCAGAAGAAATGGCTGCTAAAAGAGCTTATTATGTGTTTCAATCAGAAATAGAAACATTACTATAA
- the fabF gene encoding beta-ketoacyl-ACP synthase II has protein sequence MKLKRVVVTGLGALTPIGNNIEEYWDGLVNGKSGAAPITHFDAAKFKTRFACEVKNFDVNEFIHRKEARKMDKFTQFAMVVADEAIINSKLDVKNVDPDRVGVIWGCGIGGIDTFEQQVVEYAHGDGTPKFNPFFIPKMIADIAPGHISIKYGFRGPNFTTVSACASSANAIIDALNYIRLGHADVIVTGGSEASVTGAAMGGFNALHALSQNNENPESASRPFDKDRDGFVMGEGGGALILEEYEHAVARGAKIYCEVAGGGLSADAYHLTAPHPEGLGATKVMLNCLQNAGLTPEDVDAINMHGTSTPLGDVAELKAVQKVFGEHAYNLNINSTKSMTGHLLGAAGAIEAIASVLAMEHGMVPPTINHSVLDESIDPKLNLTINKAQKRDIKVAMSNTFGFGGHNACVLFKKLEA, from the coding sequence AGAAGAGTATTGGGATGGTTTAGTGAATGGGAAAAGCGGTGCTGCTCCTATAACACACTTTGATGCTGCCAAGTTCAAAACTCGTTTTGCATGCGAGGTAAAAAACTTTGATGTGAATGAGTTTATTCACAGAAAGGAAGCTCGTAAAATGGACAAATTTACACAATTTGCCATGGTAGTTGCTGACGAGGCAATTATCAACTCAAAATTAGACGTTAAAAATGTTGATCCAGATAGAGTAGGAGTTATTTGGGGATGTGGAATTGGAGGAATTGATACTTTTGAACAACAAGTTGTTGAGTATGCTCATGGTGATGGAACACCAAAATTCAACCCTTTCTTTATTCCAAAAATGATTGCTGATATTGCTCCGGGTCATATTTCTATCAAATATGGTTTTAGAGGTCCAAACTTTACAACAGTATCTGCATGTGCATCTTCTGCAAATGCAATTATAGATGCCTTAAACTACATTCGTTTAGGTCATGCTGATGTAATTGTAACAGGAGGTTCTGAAGCGTCAGTAACTGGAGCTGCAATGGGAGGTTTTAATGCCTTACATGCATTGTCTCAAAACAATGAAAATCCAGAATCAGCATCTCGTCCATTTGACAAAGACCGTGATGGTTTTGTAATGGGAGAAGGTGGTGGAGCACTTATACTAGAAGAGTATGAGCACGCTGTTGCCAGAGGAGCTAAAATTTATTGTGAAGTAGCAGGAGGTGGTTTATCTGCCGATGCTTATCACTTAACTGCACCACATCCAGAAGGATTAGGAGCAACTAAAGTAATGTTGAATTGTTTACAAAATGCAGGTTTAACACCTGAAGATGTAGATGCAATCAACATGCACGGAACATCAACTCCATTAGGTGATGTTGCAGAGTTAAAAGCAGTTCAAAAAGTATTTGGAGAGCATGCATATAACTTAAATATTAACTCAACTAAATCTATGACAGGGCATTTATTAGGTGCTGCTGGAGCTATTGAAGCAATCGCTTCTGTATTAGCAATGGAACATGGTATGGTACCACCTACTATTAACCATTCCGTTTTAGACGAGAGTATAGATCCAAAGTTAAACTTAACCATTAATAAAGCTCAAAAGAGAGATATTAAGGTAGCAATGAGTAACACTTTTGGATTTGGTGGACACAATGCTTGTGTATTGTTTAAAAAATTAGAAGCTTAA